The Cryptococcus gattii WM276 chromosome B, complete sequence genome has a segment encoding these proteins:
- a CDS encoding Fatty acid beta-oxidation-related protein, putative (Similar to TIGR gene model, INSD accession AAW41471.1): MPAARLRLENKVAIITGAGSGIGLETALQFAAEGARLIISDINLANVEAAAKLINTHFPECGAVAIKCDVSKEQEVKAMVDKAVEVFGRLDVLFNNAGIMHPADDNAINTEEKIWDLTQNINVKGVWFGCKYAILAMKKNKPDPSRGLGIGGSIINVASFVAIMGAATPQLAYTASKGAVLAMTRELAMVHAREGIRFNSLCPGPIRTPLLMDFLNTPEKLNRRMVHVPMGRFGEAVEQAKAVVFLASDDSSFINGTDFLVDGGLHKCYVTPEGEPAQPGPTGLLATFSKAS, translated from the exons ATGCCCGCTGCAAGACTCCGACTCGAAAACAAG GTTGCCATCATCACTGGTGCCGGCTC CGGTATTGGTCTTGAGACCGCTCTCCAGTTTGCCGCTGAGGGCGCCCGACTCATCATCTCTGATATCAACCTCGCCAATGTCGAGGCTGCTGCCAAGCTCATCAACACCCATTTCCCAGAATGCGGTGCTGTCGCCATCAAATGTGATGTGAGCAAGGAGCAGGAGGTGAAGGCCATGGTTGATAAGGCTGTGGAGGTGTTTGGAAGGTTGGATGTGCTC TTCAACAACGCCGGTATCATGCACCCCGCTGATGACAACGCCATCAATACCGAGGAGAAGATCTGGGACCTCACTCAGAATATCAATGTCAAGGGTGTCTGGTTTGGATGCAAGTATGCTATCTTGGCCATGAAGAAG AACAAGCCCGATCCTTCCAGGGGCCTCGGTATTGGCGGATCCATTATCAACGTTGCTTCCTTCGTCGCTATCATGGGTGCCGCCACGCCTCAACTTGCCT ACACCGCATCGAAAGGTGCCGTTCTCGCTATGACTCGTGAACTCGCAATGGTCCACGCTCGCGAAGGTATCCGATTTAACTCTCTCTGTCCTGGTCCTATCCGAACTCCTCTCTTAATGGACTTCCTCAACACTCCCGAAAAATTGAACAGGCGAATGGTGCATGTACCCATGGGCAGGTTTGGTGAGGCTGTGGAACAGGCCAAGGCTGTTGTGTTCC TGGCTTCTGATGACTCTTCGTTCATTAACGGTACCGACTTCTTGGTAGATGGTGGTCTTCACAAGTGTTACGTC ACTCCCGAGGGCGAGCCTGCCCAGCCTGGCCCCACCGGATTGCTTGCGACCTTCTCCAAGGCATCTTAA
- a CDS encoding uncharacterized protein (Similar to TIGR gene model, INSD accession AAW41747.1), producing the protein MPSKTPNKRLRDTESEVDETGFQIEEQINATASTSTSKPALSSHETEGSFVIKTKKKKKSPTSGIVFISRVPPGMTPQKIRHLMSRWGDIGKVYAQRRDAPGGYNPNSTNQKKQKHASANFTEAWVEFLDKSVAKTVASMLNAQVIGGKKGDRWRDDVWTMKYLSGFQWEMLGEQIAYEKQAHQARLRNEITRAKTEQNEYLKNVELARTLEKRKAKKAAAAESSESAANQDAHSRSYKQRKVVEKSKTLEGQGMDGVLNNIFG; encoded by the exons ATGCCTTCCAAAACTCCAAACAAACGATTACGCGACACTGAGTCGGAAGTAGACGAGACAGGCTTTCAAATTGAGGAACAAATCAATGCGACAGCCTCCACTTCGACTTCGAAGCCTGCTTTATCTTCCCACGAGACTGAAGGCTCGTTTGTTATCAAAACtaagaaaaagaagaaatcCCCAACCTCTGGTATTGTGTTCATCTCGAGAGTGCCCCCTGGTATGACTCCGCAAAAGATAAGGCATTTAATGAGTCGTTGGGGAGACATCGGGAAAGTGTATGCGCAACGGCGAGATG CTCCTGGTGGTTATAACCCAAATTCCACGAATCAAAAGAAGCAAAAGCATGCCAGTGCGAACTTTACTGAGGCCTGGGTAGAGTTTTTGGACAAGTCCGTGGCGAAGACGGTTGCTTCGATGTTGAATGCGCAAGTAATTGGTGGCAAGAAAGGCGATAG ATGGAGAGATGATGTCTGGACAATGAAGTACTTGAGCGGATTCCAATGGGAGATGCTCGGTGAACAAATTG CATATGAAAAACAAGCTCACCAAGCTCGTCTTCGAAATGAGATTACTCGGGCCAAGACCGAGCAGAACGAATATCTTAAGAACGTCGAGTTGGCCCGTACTCTCGAGAAGCGTAAAGCCAAGAAGGCTGCTGCCGCTGAATCTTCGGAGAGTGCAGCAAACCAAGATGCTCACTCTAGGAGTTATAAACAGAGGAAGGTTGTGGAGAAATCCAAAACTCTGGAGGGCCAGGGAATGGACGGAGTGTTGAACAACATTTTTGGATAA
- a CDS encoding Hypothetical protein (Similar to TIGR gene model, INSD accession AAW41473.1; CNB00390) yields the protein MWPFPLSVQPDYHNNMPQAQPPLPQHHHSQTRHHHSPASRQDQRPEVTDQGHYDYSYLFRPDQHHSYDSNNGVGSVGANQPESNARTGAAPSSTPWNAGGPYTATSGTETSWDWYTRQQSQGSSQQQQRDQRSPMGYAQGRLTGPFGWPESRDGYGHPFFNTYAGVKKEDEKDGERSAKKPRVDAPVNVENELAQLGMHLDEIISLIKPFASQKDQPAPEQPPPYLSTRFARLSAVIHESLQNLSPHIHLNLSPEFVPTYQPPKKKGGGSNVGDKRSSLALWTTETGTDGKDHTKTKTPEELAAAEKEMEIIKKRRDALIAKTQAALARGGTPKASNAKGGKNANKANGSKSNKASPLKDSSTTSFPLFAPTPPVAPLPSVLNHTSLEALTGGSELTSTFLPPITTTIATTMSDRLAQVQPIVQQTFPQDSMPFSIFSQDSMAWLRRCHGCGSSVTSEWRTGPDGPDSLCDICGMHYERLLRKKDLLSFPQAGHIDADTAFVIGS from the exons ATGTGGcctttccctctctctGTCCAGCCAGACTATCACAATAACATGCCACAAGCACAACCCCCATTACCACAGCACCACCACTCCCAGACCCGCCACCATCACAGCCCGGCTTCAAGACAAGACCAGCGACCAGAAGTCACTGACCAGGGGCACTATGACTACTCGTACCTGTTCAGGCCCGATCAGCACCATTCATATGATTCCAACAATGGGGTTGGCAGTGTTGGAGCCAACCAGCCAGAATCGAATGCACGGACGGGTGCAGCGCCGTCCTCAACTCCGTGGAATGCCGGTGGTCCGTATACTGCTACATCGGGAACTGAGACCTCTTGGGATTGGTATACGCGACAGCAAAGTCAAGGATCAAGTCAGCAGCAACAAAGAGATCAGCGTTCACCGATGGGCTATGCTCAAGGACGTTTGACTGGGCCATTTGGATGGCCAGAGAGTAGAGATGGGTATGGTCACCCATTCTTTAACACTTATGCCGGtgtgaagaaggaggacGAAAAGGATGGAGAACGGAGTGCGAAGAAGCCAAGAGTGGATGCACCTGTTAACGTCGAGAATGAATTAGCACAG CTTGGAATGCACTTGGACGAAATCATAAGCCTAATAAAGCCTTTCG CTTCACAAAAAGACCAACCAGCGCCCGAACAACCACCACCATACCTTTCCACTCGCTTCGCTCGTCTTTCTGCTGTTATCCACGAATCCCTTCAAAACCTCTCTCCTCACATTCACCTCAATCTCTCTCCAGAGTTTGTGCCCACATACCAACCGCCCAAAAAGAAAGGAGGGGGTAGTAATGTCGGTGATAAGCGATCGTCTCTTGCTCTTTGGACGACGGAGACAGGGACCGATGGCAAGGATCATACCAAGACCAAGACGCCGGAGGAATTGGCAGCGGctgagaaggagatggagatcataaagaagaggagagacGCTTTGATTGCCAAGACGCAGGCCGCGTTAGCCAGGGGTGGAACACCCAAGGCGAGCAATGCTAAAGGCGGGAAGAACGCCAACAAAGCAAATGGCAGCAAGTCGAACAAAGCCAGTCCTCTCAAAGACTCCTCCACTACGTCATTCCCTCTGTTTGCCCCTACCCCTCCTGttgctcctcttccttccgtGTTGAATCATACTAGTCTCGAAGCATTAACCGGAGGGAGCGAACTCACCTCCACTTTCCTTCCTCCGATCACCACTACCATTGCTACGACGATGTCAGACCGTCTCGCCCAGGTACAGCCCATCGTACAACAGACCTTTCCACAAGATTCTATGCCGTTTAGTATCTTTTCCCAAGATAGTATGGCGTGGTTAAGAAGATGTCATGGGTGTGGAAGTTCCGTCACGTCAGAATGGAGGACAGGACCTGATGGTCCGGATAGTTTGTGCGATATCTGCGGA ATGCACTATGAAAGATTATTAAGGAAAAAGGATCTCTTATCATTCCCACAAGCAGGACATATCGATGCAGATACAGCATTTGTAATAGGCTCATAG
- a CDS encoding Enoyl reductase, putative (Similar to TIGR gene model, INSD accession AAW45953.1), translating to MSVHGKADLQIPQTMKAWTQNESNWLSITEVPVPQPKVNQVLIKIEYVAQNPTDWKHAVGQSLPGVINGCDYAGTVVKLGSQLKAPLKIGDKVAGCVHGGWSKEEGSYAEYAAIDSNMCFIVPDGMKMEEAATYGVGWVTAAQTIVFRQGKAFPPGDTKVSGNPWYIVYGASTSVGLFAVPLAKALGYRVLGVCSPHSFELVKSYGADATVDYHEQDKAIEEALKITGGGVEYALDTISQDDSFKIVIGMMGKKGNQLNATLPIPEEAQKINPDLKTEFTLMYSLFGIEFNWTPRSSEKMMIPATKEDRTFGEEIYKRTPELIAKYGIKPNPITIKGNFEDVAKGLEDLKNGKVSGEKQVIKMI from the exons ATGTCTGTCCACGGAAAGGCTGACCTCCAAATCCCTCAGACTATGAAGGCATGGACCCAAAACGAG TCCAACTGGCTCTCGATCACCGAAGTCCCTGTTCCACAGCCCAAGGTTAATCAGGTGCTCATTAAAATCGAATACGTTGCCCAG AATCCTACCGATTGGAAACATGCTGTTGGACAATCCCTTCCTGGCGTGATCAACGGCTGTGATTACGCTGGAACTGTCGTGAAACTTGGTTCTCAACTGAAGGCTCCTTTAAAGATTGGCGATAAGGTTGCTGGATGCGTCCATGGTGGCTGGTCGAAGGAAGAGGGCTCTTATGCCGAGTATGCGGCTATTGACAGCAACATGTGCTTCATTGTCCCTGACGGTATGAAAATGGAAGAAGCTGCAACGTACGGTGTCGGTTGGGTCACTGCTGCCCAG ACCATCGTCTTTCGACAGGGCAAAGCCTTCCCTCCTGGTGATACCAAAGTGTCCGGAAACCCATGG TACATCGTTTACGGTGCCTCCACATCTGTTGGTCTCTTTGCTGTTCCTCTTGCCAAAGCGCTGGGCTATCGGGTGCTCGGAGTTTGTTCTCCTCACTCATTTGAGCTCGTTAAATCGTATGGAGCCGATGCCACTGTCGACTACCACGAACAGGACAAAGCCATTGAGGAAGCGTTGAAGATTACTGGTGGCGGAGTCGAGTACGCTCTTGATACTATATCGCAGGATGACTCTTTTAAGATCGTCATTGGAATGATGGGCAAGAAAGGCAATCAACTCAACGCCACCCTTCCAATTCCCGAAGAGGCTCAAAAAATTAATCCCGACCTTAAGACCGAATTTACTCTCATGTACTCCCTCTTCGGTATC GAATTTAACTGGACACCTCGCTCTTCTGAAAAAATGATGATTCCAGCCACCAAGGAGGACAGAACATTTGGTGAGGAGATTTACAAGAGGACTCCGGAATTGATCGCCAAGTATGGCATCAAACCCAACCCTATCACCATCAAAGGTAACTTTGAGGACGTCGCTAAGGGTCTTGAAGACTTAAAG AACGGCAAGGTTTCCGGTGAGAAGCAAGTTATTAAAATGATTTAA
- a CDS encoding uncharacterized protein (Similar to TIGR gene model, INSD accession AAW41474.1), which produces MSRPSVGTPSVLSVERPAFERIATDHKDGNPVPSDLEINHLHQDDDKSSIEIEQTAGVTKIEALYLVFGNGWKLWILWGSIALISITYCLSQMTTYYYTAFATSAFGEHTVLGTISVITGIMAGVAKPFLAKLADLFSRPWALALSVFFYTIGYIVVAASKNVGDVAGGEVIYTIGNTGLDFITSILLADITSLQWRGLVIGLYSLPFIPFAFVAGNIADGINAYSANGWRWGYGMFCIMIPCVVVPAILVLFWADWKAKKIGALSLASSTYAREKLLMGQMVERRPFFATCLYYARRIDAVGLLLMGFAFGCILSPFTLYTTAKGGYKNPSLIALLVVGGVLFISFCLWEWKMASHPIMPKRVFNRTFICCLLIDWNYYLSGYLSDTYWSSWLYVVKDYNDKDYTYIMNILTVGLCLFSVLAGLVQRYTHKFKYLQLSGLAIRIIGMGLNYLSVNGNMSDGVIVMSRVLISIGGGISVTSSQVACQGSVAHQDMALAMAILALWTSIGGSIGSAISASVWNRRVPEALTKYLGSTHNATEIAEIFGSIVIARTTEPRDLVITAYNEAVKPLYLAALIMSMLSLAFGILTYDIRLGKAHNSIEKRETVIRSEDEVSPEVIAAKAREVEEKIAAEAFGKGQLQAQTAETQVKAGKE; this is translated from the exons ATGTCCCGACCATCCGTGGGCACTCCCTCTGTCCTTAGCGTTGAGCGACCTGCTTTTGAGCGTATTGCTACAGATCACAAGGATGGGAATCCTGTTCCAAGTGATCTCGAAATCAACCATTTGCACCAAGATGACGATAAATCTAGCATCGAAATTGAGCAGACTGCCGGTGTCACGAAGATCGAAGCCTTGTACCTCGTTTTCGGTAACGGTTGGAAGCTTTGGATACTTTGGGG TTCCATTGCTTTGATCTCCATTACCTACTGTCTCTCACAAATGACAACTTACTACT ATACTGCCTTCGCTACCTCAGCTTTCGGGGAGCATACTGTTCTCGGTACAATTAGTGTTATAACCGGTATCATGGCTGGTGTAGCTAAGCCTTTCCTTGCAAAATTGGCCGATCTCTTCTCCCGTCCTTGGGCTCTCGCTCTTTCCGTCTTCTTCTACACCATTGGTTACATCGTTGTTGCTGCTTCGAAGAACGTTGGCGATGTTGCGGGCGGTGAAGTTATTTACACCATTGGTAACACTGGCCTTGACTTTATCACCTCTATCCTCTTA GCCGACATCACCTCCTTGCAATGGCGTGGCTTGGTTATCGGCCTCTACTCTTTGCCATTTATCCCTTTCGCCTTCGTT GCTGGTAACATTGCTGATGGTATCAACGCCTATTCTGCTAACGGTTGGCGATGGGGT TACGGCATGTTCTGTATCATGATCCCTTGTGTCGTTGTGCCCGCCATCCTCGTTCTCTTCTGGGCCGACTGGAAGGCTAAGAAGATCGGTGCCCTCTCTCTTGCTTCCTCCACCTACGCTAGAGAGAAGCTCCTTATGGGTCAGATGGTTGAGAGACGGCCGTTCTTTGCTACTTGCCTCTACTATGCTCGACGCATAGACGCAGTTGGTCTCCTTCTCATGGGTTTCGCTTTCGGCTGTATTCTTTCTCCTTTCACACTTTACACCACTGCTAAGGGTGGCTACAAGAACC CTTCTCTTATTGCTCTCCTAGTAGTCGGTGGCGTTTTGTTCATTTCCTTCTGCCTTTGGGAATGGAAGATGGCTTCTCATCCCATCATGCCCAAGCGGGTTTTCAACCGAACTTTT ATCTGCTGTTTGCTTATCGACTGGAACTATTACCTTTC TGGATACCTTTCCGACACCTACTGGTCTTCTTGGCTTTATGTTGTTAAAGATTACAAT GACAAAGACTACACCTACATCATGAACATCCTGACTGTTGGTCTCTGTTTATTTTCGGTCTTGGCTGGTTTGGTCCAGCGATACACTCACAAGTTCAAGTATCTCCAGCTTTCTGGTCTTGCCATTCGAATTAT CGGTATGGGTCTCAACTACCTTTCTGTTAACGGCAACATGAGCGACGGTGTCATCGTCATGTCCAGGGTCCTCATTTCTATCGGCGGTGGCATCAGCGTTACGTCCTCCCAAGTTGCCTGTCAAGGTTCTGTCGCCCACCAGGACATGGCTCTAGCCATGGCTATCCTCGCTCTTTGGACATCTATTGGTGGTTCTATTGGCTCTGCCATCTCTGCTTCCGTTTGGAACCGACGAGTCCCAGAGGCTCTCACCAAGTACCTTGGCTCTACCCACAATGCTACTGAGATTGCCGAAATCTTTGGTTCCATCGTTATCGCTCGTACCACCGAGCCTCGAGACTTGGTCATCACTG CTTACAACGAGGCTGTTAAGCCCCTTTACCTCGCCGCCCTTATCATGTCCATGCTCTCTCTTGCTTTTGGTATCTTAACCTATGACATCCGTCTAGGCAAGGCTCACAATTCAATTGAGAAGCGTGAAACAGTCATCAGATCGGAGGATGAGGTCAGCCCTGAGGTTATCGCTGCCAAGGCTAGGGAGGttgaggagaagattgcTGCTGAAGCGTTTGGCAAAGGGCAGTTGCAAGCTCAGACTGCGGAGACTCAAGTCAAGGCTGGGAAGGAGTAG
- a CDS encoding uncharacterized protein (Similar to TIGR gene model, INSD accession AAW41476.1): MNLCRFPRLFRRSSLAIRSRVRPGRLYSTPADLEAWINSLTNKEPEITHDFIDVDRSSQLLRVLPTRQLGDYIGNVPTGTHLCPAHHLIFFRPKPMLRDLGPDGSSVELNAPPPFTRRMWAGGSMTWSETNSLRVGSPVTQALSIPRVEHKKGMVFVHQQRVLYPGIQETASADGWALKETRIHVFRAAQQAVNPVASADPSLAHSSHSHLDAHANRDDDAPYQFSYTPTSPLLFLYSALTHNPHKVHYDQCWSIAKEGQRGPLVHGPLTATLLVELAGQVESKKLKEFNYRATSPMVLDEEIRMTGRWSEDGVLMLEAKQGFKVGMKATATFV, from the exons ATGAACCTTTGCCGCTTCCCGCGCCTATTTCGGCGTTCCTCCCTTGCAATCCGCAGTAGGGTGCGTCCTGGTCGGCTTTACAGCACTCCGGCCGACCTTGAGGCGTGGATCAATAGTTTGACCAACAAGGAGCCAGAAATCACTCATGATTTCATCGATGTGGATCGTTCCAGTCAGCTTTTACGGGTGCTTCCCACTCGTCAGCTAGGTGATTACATTGGCAATGTGCCTACAGGCACCCATTTATGCCCTGCTCACCATCTAATCTTTTTCCGGCCGAAGCCTATGCTGCGAGATCTCGGTCCTGATGGATCATCAGTG GAACTAAATGCACCACCTCCTTTTACCAGGCGAATGTGGGCAGGAGGTTCTATGACCTGGTCTGAAACTAATTCATTACGAGTTGGCTCGCCGGTGACGCAAGCGCTCAGCATACCTCGGGTAGAACACAAGAAAGGAATGGTATTCGTCCATCAGCAACGAGTTCTATATCCGGGTATTCAGGAAACGGCCAGCGCGGATGGATGGGCGCTGAAGGAAACTAGGATCCATGTCTTTCGGGCGGCTCAACAGGCTGTTAATCCCGTCGCTTCAG CAGATCCATCCCTTGCCCACTCTTCCCACTCTCACCTGGATGCCCATGCCAACAGAGATGACGACGCCCCCTATCAATTCTCTTATACTCCTACTTCCCCGTTACTTTTCCTTTATTCTGCGTTAACACATAACCCCCACAAGGTCCATTACGATCAGTGTTGGTCCATAGCAAAAGAAGGGCAGAGGGGACCTCTTGTCCATGGCCCTCTCACTGCCACTCTTCTTGTAGAACTGGCAGGTCAAGTTGAAAGCAAGAAGCTCAAAGAATTCAACTATCGGGCCACCTCGCCAATGGTAttggatgaagagattAGAATGACTGGTCGATGGTCAGAAGACGGAGTGCTGATGTTGGAAGCAAAACAAGGGTTCAAGGTGGGAATGAAAGCCACAGCTACTTTTGTGTGA
- a CDS encoding uncharacterized protein (Similar to TIGR gene model, INSD accession AAW41746.1) — protein sequence MSGITLEEKYLYLPSSSSTAVNTPAATDDKPFIFPTSDLSRATSKISAESADGKEKAKDELESGQQTPVENYLPALEYVPPQRVVLSKSKRILLGAVMMSTTFVASATLSSSLLCIPNSAKDLGITELQAQWISSAYSLANGCGLLVSGRLADLYGRKWLYLLGMAAFLILNVISGVVRNYIGICVLRAFAGLAVSVALPAAFGIIGVTFDSEPGRTIAFAALALGYPVGSGPGMIIAGVISSINARAWQYVFFILAGLSLFPVVGGVLSIPPEPSKKDNGNRRVDWMGAFLITAGLSLFSFALTQSGLVEKGWRTPYIPVVLVISILLIVLYGFWEHFVEKKTSIPPLSRLAIFSRRQWKVTAILVVSFFAYVPIAGWMYLTTIWFQNYKQESALMNAVHILPAPIVGVIACVLVPLLAPKIRAPYLLMFGGFSTAAANWLLAIRPEGEVYWAHEFLSCVFNPFGADFTVGIGSVLISNLVSEDEQSLAGALFQTALQIASTVGVCICSLMQTEITAQSGSLLTGLRDTFWMSAAFSWTSAIIAFITLRKVGLAKDVGKEE from the exons ATGAGTGGGATTACTTTGGAAGAGAAATACCTCTATCTCCCGTCTTCCTCATCCACTGCCGTCAACACCCCAGCGGCAACTGACGACAAGCCATTTATCTTCCCCACAAGTGATCTTTCTCGTGCCACTAGCAAGATCTCGGCAGAGTCAGCGGATGGCAAGGAAAAGGCGAAAGATGAGTTAGAGTCTGGTCAGCAGACTCCAGTCGAAAACTACTTGCCAGCCTTGGAGTATGTTCCTCCCCAAAGGGTGGTTCTGTCCAAAAGCAAGAGGATCTTATTAGGTGCCGTCATGATGAGTACCACATTCGTCGCA TCTGCCACTTTgtcttcatctcttctttgtATCCCCAACTCTGCCAAGGATTTAGGTATAACTGAATTGCAAGCTCAGTGG ATCAGTTCCGCCTACTCATTAGCCAATGGCTGTGGGCTTTTGGTATCTGGGCGATTGGCTGATTTGTATGGGAGAAAGTGGCTCTACCTGCTCGGTATGGCTGCTTTCCTAATCTTGAATGTCATTTCTGGTGTTGTCCGA AACTACATTGGTATTTGTGTTCTTCGTGCCTTCGCTGGTCTCGCGGTATCAGTTGCCTTGCCTGCTGCGTTTGGTATCATCGGTGTTACTTTCGACAGTGAACCTGGGAGGACTATCGCCTTTGCTGCTTTGGCTTTAGGTTACCCTGTCGGCTCTGGACCAGGCATGATCATTGCTGGTGTGATTTCGAGTATCAACGC TCGGGCCTGGCAATATGTCTTTTTTATCCTTGCTGGTCTTTCCTTATTCCCTGTTGTGGGCGGTGTGTTGTCGATACCTCCGGAGCCCTCAAAGAAAGACAACGGAAACCGACGAGTCGATTGGATGGGGGCATTCCTCATTACTGCTGGTTTGAGTTTGTTCAGTTTCGCACTCACTCAGAGTGGTTTGGTTGAGAAGGGGTGGAGAACACCAT ATATTCCTGTCGTTCTTGTCATTTCCATTCTTTTGATCGTTCTCTACGGTTTCTGGGAGCACTTCGTCGAAAAGAAGACCTCCATTCCTCCACTTTCAAGGCTTGCCATCTTCTCTCGCCGGCAATGGAAGGTCACTGCCATCTTGGTTGTCTCTTTCTTTGCCTATGTTCCCATTGCT GGTTGGATGTACCTCACAACTATCTGGTTCCAGAACTACAAACAAGAAAGCGCACTCATGAACGCCGTCCACATCTTGCCCGCCCCTATCGTCGGTGTCATAGCTTGTGTGCTTGTTCCCCTCCTTGCCCCCAAGATTCGAGCACCATATCTTTTGATGTTTGGCGGCTTTTCCACTGCGGCTGCCAATTGGCTCTTAGCCATTAGGCCCGAGGGTGAAGTCTATTGGGCTCACGAATTCTTATCTTGTGTGTTCAACCCCTTTGGCGCCGACTTCACTGTCGGTATTGGCTCCGTTTTGATCTCCAACCTCGTTTCTGA GGATGAGCAATCTCTGGCGGGAGCTCTTTTCCAGACCGCTCTTCAAATAGCCTCCACTGTTGGCGTTTGCATCTGCAGTCTCATGCAGACCGAAATAACTGCCCAATCAGGCTCCCTTCTCACAGGTCTGCGAGACACTTTCTGGATGTCTGCTGCTTTCTCTTGGACTT CTGCTATTATTGCGTTCATCACCCTCAGGAAGGTCGGACTCGCTAAGGATGTTGGGAAAGAAGAGTAA
- a CDS encoding Seryl-tRNA synthetase, putative (Similar to TIGR gene model, INSD accession AAW41472.1), translating into MYTTAREAYRMKQVAIPARGFSTHPPLFAPIFAQTTLPKPRLDYTKLLSDPPSTLENAQLRAFPLSGNHLSDLSSLRDTQRELLQKLNVTRARQKEVGNSIKKSKGPEAEKAKKQAKELKSLIKDYEVSLSTTESSLLDLALSLPNFSHPCTPIGPEGNARTLETFGPTLIPSDPARDHVAFAQYFSLLDTSASSKTTGSSWPYLRGSLALLEQALISYALSIATKHGFVPVIPPDVVKTDIAWRCGFQPRDQATNAAASQTYHLEPTSNSAPSLCLAGTSEIPLAGMFADMIIPEENLPQRVVGVGRAFRAEAGARGADTRGLYRVHQFTKVELFVVGSEEESESVMEEMRGVQKEIVQGLGLSVRVLDMPTEELGASAHRKYDMEAWMPGRGKWGEISSTSNCTDYQSRRLSITYRPQPTSPTHAIDPPSGPLPFAHTLNGTAAAIPRLLVALIENGLKYEKTGEGDAEQVVYKGLELPKALQRFYVGSDEIGEKGRKGLIHWV; encoded by the exons ATGTACACAACAGCGAGGGAAGCATATCGAATGAAACAAGTTGCTATCCCTG CGAGGGGATTTTCCACACATCCACCTCTCTTCGCACCTATTTTTGCCCAGACAACACTCCCCAAACCCCGTTTAGACTATACTAAACTCCTTTCAGATCCACCGTCAACGCTCGAAAATGCCCAACTGCGAGCATTCCCACTGTCAGGCAACCATCTATCCGACCTATCGTCTCTGCGAGATACTCAGCGAGAACTCCTTCAAAAGCTTAACGTTACTAGAGCTCGTCAGAAGGAAGTTGGCAATTCGATCAAGAAATCAAAAGGTCCCGAAGCCGAAAAAGCAAAGAAACAAGCTAAAGAGCTTAAATCGTTGATTAAAGATTATGAAGTATCGTTATCAACAACCGAATCGTCCCTTCTTGACCTCGCACTTTCTCTCCCCAACTTCTCCCACCCTTGCACCCCTATTGGCCCCGAAGGAAACGCCCGCACACTCGAAACGTTTGGTCCTACACTCATACCCTCCGATCCGGCCAGAGACCATGTCGCTTTCGCCCAATACTTCTCCCTGCTTGATACTTCGGCTTCCTCCAAAACCACGGGCTCATCATGGCCTTACCTGCGAGGTTCCCTCGCTCTCCTTGAACAAGCATTGATCAGTTATGCACTAAGCATCGCTACCAAACATGGATTCGTACCCGTCATACCGCCTGATGTGGTCAAGACTGATATCGCCTGGCGATGCGGTTTCCAGCCCCGCGATCAAGCGACAAACGCCGCTGCGTCCCAGACGTACCACCTCGAACCAACCTCGAATTCAGCTCCATCACTCTGCCTTGCGGGTACATCCGAGATTCCGTTGGCAGGGATGTTTGCAGACATGATTATACCCGAAGAAAACCTCCCTCAACGGGTTGTCGGTGTCGGCCGAGCCTTCCGAGCTGAAGCGGGCGCAAGAGGCGCAGATACTAGGGGTTTGTATAGGGTGCATCAGTTTACGAAAGTTGAGTTGTTTGTTGTGGGtagcgaagaagagagtgagtcggtgatggaggagatgagggGAGTACAGAAGGAAATTGTGCAGGGTTTGGGGTTGAGCGTGAG GGTGTTAGATATGCCGACGGAAGAACTCGGAGCTAGTGCGCATAGAAAGTATGATATGGAAGCATGGATGCCGGGTCGAGGGAAATGGGGCGAG ATCAGTTCCACATCCAACTGCACAGATTATCAATCTCGTCGACTATCCATCACTTATCGCCCCCAACCCACTTCACCTACCCACGCCATTGACCCTCCCTCGGGTCCATTGCCGTTTGCACACACACTAAATGGTACAGCTGCCGCCATACCCAGACTACTCGTGGCGTTAATAGAGAACGGGCTGAAATACGAAAAGACTGGCGAGGGTGATGCTGAGCAGGTGGTCTATAAGGGATTGGAATTGCCAAAGGCATTGCAGAGGTTTTACGTAGGAAGCGATGAGATTGGCGAGAAAGGGAGAAAGGGATTGATTCATTGGGTTTGA